GAGCTCTGCAAGATTATCCTTGTGCTGTGAGTTATCTGCAGGCTCTGAAATGCAGTGTATATGAGTGAACATCCAGCTTGTTTCTGTGGAAAGTGGAGGAACAAACACAGGTCTTCACTTGTCTTTTCCAGTCTCAGCTTTCCAGTATGCGTTATTCCTATGGGGCTGAATCCCTCCAGTCCCTTTCTGTGCCCTGAGGCACCACTCTCATCCACTTCTCCTGTAACACACGTGGTTTACCAGATGATCTACTAATTTCTGAATTTCATTGAACTAGTGAATCACCCAGGGGTAGCTGTTTCCAAAGGCCCTGCCACGTGGTGTGGTGCCTTCCATAACAGCTTTGTGCCATTGTTTCCTCCTGCTTGTATAAAGAGCATTTAGTTGTGACTTGTGTTTAATAGAACTTCGGCTTTAACAAGCTACTGCAGTGATCTGTGGCTCCTGTGCTTTGTGGTTGTTGTCAGCACCTTTTCCAGGTGTTAAGTTCAATCTTCTTTGGGATGTTAAAAATCTCTTGATCTTTTTAGTAGCCATGAAAGCAAAGCTCCTTTCCCTGGCTTGCCCAAAATGGACATTGAACCACTGAAAGCTTCATTCTGAGGGAGAGGGTTGTATGTGGCCCCATGGAGAGGGTGCCAACTTAGGTCCTGTCAGGGTGGGGTAAAGCTCTAACAGGTGAGGGCATAAGGCACATTTTCTCTCTGGGAGGGGCACCTTTTCTGCTTTGTACCAGTTCTTGTGAggtgtgccccagcagcagccccactgTCCAGGCTGGCAGTCTGTAGGGGTCACCAGGGTTCTGTGGGTCTGTGCCTGCAGCCACTTCTGCCCTAGAGAAGGAACaggagctccctgctgcagctccctccagGTCTGCCCTAGCAGGATGTCTGTAGGCTTTGCTGGGAGGGTTACTGGAATATTATGTCCATGTACAGCTTTGGGTGAGTTATGGTTGCTTGTTCCCCGGGTCACCAGGTAGCCCATCTTCCTTCACCTAGCACTTTGTAATCCTTCTGAAGTAAGGAATTAAGCATGCCTGAAGGGTCAGCTCCTTCTGGAGCTAATGTAATATGGTCATTATGATCATTTTCAAACCAGCTCCTGGTAAAAATCCCCTCTGCCATGTTCCCGTAAcaggcagaggtgctgtgcCATCATTGGAGATGCTTTGCTCTGTTGACCTAatggtgaaaaaaaccccaaaattcaaaacctctccctcccctcctggGTAATCTTCACTTAGGTGTCTTCAGAATAGTGGAAATTTATAGGAACACCTTCCATAGAAGTTagttattttattgtttttttcagaaaaaaatatgtagaCATTGAGAAGAGAAACTGTTGTAGAGAGCTTTGAGGATGTGTGACAGATGGAAACATGGTTGCTGCATTCACATGTTAAGCTGGAGGTATAGCTGGGTTAGAAAAGTGCTTTGTGTCTAGGCAGCCTTAGCAAAGGCAGCTGGAGAGCTCCTGGAAGATGTGAGGGGTCTGTGGTCAAAGCAAGAATAGTTACAAACTCAGTTTTAACTAAACTGTGGCAGTTGACAGCTAATACATTAAAAAAGATGTGTGAACAGCATTTGACAGTTCTCCCCTCCTGTGTCCCTTTGCCTGTATAGGAGAGACAAATCCCATCTTTTGAAAGATCTGGGGTGCAGTTCAGGCTTTGGTAAATGCAAATGCATGAAGTTATGATTGACACACAGAATTAACAGTGGAGTTGTCTGTCCTTCAAAGTAGATCTGTGCATGGCTAACAATTCTGGCAGTGttaggaaaataagaaaagaagaaGTGATACCCAAAAATAAGGTAGTTACAGCTTTGAGGCTGCATTTCAGCACAtccactgaaagaaaaatcttttgaaagaaaattagtttttgggttttttccctgcaatAGGGCAGCACATCTACCTGTCTGCACGGATTGATGGAGCTCTGGTTGTCAGACCTTACACTCCAGTTTCCAGTGATGATGACAAGGGCTTTGTGGATCTTGTTGTCAAGGTGAGAATGTCATGCTCTGTTCTCAGGCTGGACAACTTCTGAGCCACCTTTACAGTGCCTTTATGTGAAGTTTGGTGTGCTGGCTTCTCTTCAGGAATGTGCCATTACCTACAGTCCACATGGCATTCTGCAGGCACTTCATTAGTGAGGGTGTCTTGTGAGATGCTGCATCATTTCCACCCTCTGTGTAGACCTGCAGATGTTCATATGCTTTTTAATCCTTCTGGAATAAGGAGTTTACCTTGCCTGAATGGGCAGCTGCTTCTGAAGCTAATGGAATTTGGTCATTATAATCAGAGAGTGATGATCATTATAATTACTGATCCAGGAAGTAGGAATGATGAATTTAATTGGTAAGAATGTGATTTTAACTCTTGTGATGATGTACCTTTGTTTTGCCTCTTGGTAGCTAGACTACCTATCATTTAAAGCTGTTAGGAATTTAGAATACTAATATCTGCACTGGGTTTCCTCTTAGAATTTTGCTCTTTGGAATcacaatatttttgtttttttctagcCCTTTTTAAACTTGGGTGTAAATTGTGTtgattattaatattttctatgTTGCAGAACTGCAGTGGAGAAATCATCAGTCTCTGTCAAAAAACTGGGGCAGGAGTGGCATTTTGATCTTTGCCATTCAGGCATTGCATTTCTTTATGGAGTAATTGTGTTTGCATGAGGAGTATTTGTACCTAAAAATTTGAAGGGCAAATACTCTTCTCTGAGCTGTGAGACTGAATTGCTTTGTTACTGTTTTTAACAGGTCTACTTCAGAGGTGTCCATCCCAAGTTTCCTGATGGGGGGAAGATGTCTCAATACTTGGACAGCTTGAAAATAGGGGACACCATTGACTTCAGAGGACCAAGTGGCCTCCTTGTGTACAAAGGAAAAGGCAAGGCTGGTTTGGAATATAGAATTTACCCAGAGTAAACAGTACAGGAAAAATGTCTTATTACTGTAGAAGTGCTTTTTTATTGATGCTGTTCCCAAGTAAGGGATGAGTTTTTTCCATGCTTATACGGGCACAGTTTATACAATGACAAAAACACTGGGTATTTGCACTGTCCACTGCTAATTTCCCAAGTAAAAATGAACTTTGAGTAGGCATTGCTTTTATGTCAATGTAAAATACCTTCTGTTAGTATAACTCAGTCACAAATGTGTCATAAAAACCTTCTGGTAGTTTTATGTGAAGCAGAGCTCCAACACGTAGTTTTTCAGAGCTTTGTATGTAGCATTCATGTTATCCTGGATGAAGAGAGCTGTGAATACAGCCCAACATTTTGGGGAGTTTCAGACTCTCTGTTGTGTTGgctccaaaagagaaaaatgaaaaaaaaccccatgctgCATATTTTATgtgttaatttaaaataatttgctctGGGGAAATAAACTCTCTGGGCAGATCAATTCCTTAGTGTAGAACTGTTTCCAGAATCTGGGCTTGTGAATGTCACTGGGGGTATGGAATGTGAGCAAATTGAAATACAGGTGGTGTGTATGCAGGCTGTGATCAGGGATAATCATAACCCATGTCAGTGTCTGATGTTACCACCACACATCTTAAAATCATCTTTCAGGATTGCTCTAATTCAGGACATTTTCACCTTttctgttccctgggagggaagGGTGGCAGGGCTGAAACAAAGTCAATTTAGCAGGATGTGCTGTAAAGGGATAACAGGAGGTGCTTCCTGCTTGCTTCAGtgttttccatctctttttctctcttcaggcAAGTTTGATATTCGGCCAGAAAAGAAAGCTGAACCAGTTACCAAGACAGTGAAATACGTGGGGATGATTGCAGGGGGGACTGGTAGGTATCTAAGGATTCACCTGTGGTTTCTGACAACTAGTAGATGCATTTGCTTACATTTTCCCACTTCTCCCTTCTTTTACTCCTCACATCACTGGCCTGCCTCTCTCCCCCAGGGATAACACCTATGCTGCAGATCATTCGAGCAATCATAAAGGACAAAGATGACCCCACCACTTGCCAGTTGCTGTTTGCTAATCAGgtaattttgtcattttttttctgtttgtagtTTTACTTACCTAACAGGACTCCACTCAGCGAATGAAATCACAAATACAAACCCTGAGGGGAGAAGTGAACTGAAGTGTTGGAAACCTCCCATATAAAAATACTGTGATAAATTGAGGGTTTAGTATTACTACAGAAGGGATTGCTAATGTTTGCCTTCCTGTGACTCATCGCTCTGTTTCTAATCCAGTTTATGAATGTTAAAGCCCTGCATTCCTTTGTACAAGTTGTTAATGTTTCGGGCAGACTTTCAGAGCTGTCTTTCTTAGTGGAAACATTAAATGGGTGGACATTTGTCTCCTCCAGCAATTTCAACTCCCCAGCTTTGCAGCAGTGTTTGTGGAATCTTTCTGTCTGAAGACATGTTGGGTGAGGCTAAAACTAACGGTGGTCTTCAGCAGCTCCCTCAGTTCCAAAGCTATGATTCTTCTTGGCTGTCTGCTTTTATTTCCAGCCTTCTGTCAGTTTTTGACTGCTTCTCTTGCTCCTTGAGGCGTGGCATCCTGCATGCTGGCCAGAGAGAAGCTCTCATCCATGGAATCCTTGGAAGAGAGATTTCTTGGAAAACCCGGTGTGCTGCTGGGCAGTACCCCCTTCTTGGCCTGATGTTCTTCTACTGTGactttctgctttttaatttcTCCCTCTAATGAATATTTGTGTTTGGATTGAGTCATTGTTTGTGGTGAGCTTCACTTCATGCTTGTGGTTTTTAGCTTCTTTAGGCTCTcctctgtttttcttctcatATTCAGTGCGTGTTCATTCATTTGTGCCGTATCTatgcctacaagaaagatggagagggactcttgacaagggcctggagtgacaggacaagggggaatggcttcacactgacagagaggaggtttagattggatatgaggaagaaatttttcactgtgaggtcctggcacaggttattcagagaagctgtggctgcccctagTTCCCTGGTggtgtccaagaccaggttggaaggggctctgagcaacctggggtGTGGAACTGAATGggcttcaaggtcccttccagcccaggcagTTCTGTGATATCCAAATTATAACTTGAGGTTTTTCTGCCCAAGAGCTATGATCCAAGTGCTGAGATTCCCTGTTCTGAGGAACCCTGCCAGTACTCTCTGCCGCTGGCTGGAGCCCTTGGATTTGGCATAAAGTGCAGCGGTatcagggcaggaggggcaggattTGCTAGGAATGATTCAGAATGGCTAACACAGGGCTGGAGTTGCTGTAGTAGCATGGGAAGCCCACTGCCTCTGGGAGGGAGAGACTGGGGAACAGTTCCCTGCCTGTTAGCAACAGACTATGGAAAC
The nucleotide sequence above comes from Passer domesticus isolate bPasDom1 chromosome 5, bPasDom1.hap1, whole genome shotgun sequence. Encoded proteins:
- the LOC135300815 gene encoding NADH-cytochrome b5 reductase 3 isoform X4, coding for MGAQLSVLHQVVTYPIWLIYTTFMRLFRNPQPAITLKDPEVKYALRLIDKEEVSHDTRRFRFALPSMEHVLGLPLGQHIYLSARIDGALVVRPYTPVSSDDDKGFVDLVVKVYFRGVHPKFPDGGKMSQYLDSLKIGDTIDFRGPSGLLVYKGKGKFDIRPEKKAEPVTKTVKYVGMIAGGTGITPMLQIIRAIIKDKDDPTTCQLLFANQRVSWRSWKTLSLCWWNSWEMESSRSRKNRAGTRLQSVQHHQHTSESQE
- the LOC135300815 gene encoding NADH-cytochrome b5 reductase 3 isoform X8, with the protein product MGAQLSVLHQVVTYPIWLIYTTFMRLFRNPQPAITLKDPEVKYALRLIDKEEVSHDTRRFRFALPSMEHVLGLPLGQHIYLSARIDGALVVRPYTPVSSDDDKGFVDLVVKVYFRGVHPKFPDGGKMSQYLDSLKIGDTIDFRGPSGLLVYKGKGKFDIRPEKKAEPVTKTVKYVGMIAGGTGITPMLQIIRAIIKDKDDPTTCQLLFANQRVSWRSWKTLSLCWWNSWEMESSRSRKNRAGTRLQSD
- the LOC135300815 gene encoding NADH-cytochrome b5 reductase 3 isoform X6 → MGAQLSVLHQVVTYPIWLIYTTFMRLFRNPQPAITLKDPEVKYALRLIDKEEVSHDTRRFRFALPSMEHVLGLPLGQHIYLSARIDGALVVRPYTPVSSDDDKGFVDLVVKVYFRGVHPKFPDGGKMSQYLDSLKIGDTIDFRGPSGLLVYKGKGKFDIRPEKKAEPVTKTVKYVGMIAGGTGITPMLQIIRAIIKDKDDPTTCQLLFANQRVSWRSWKTLSLCWWNSWEMESSRSRKNRAGTRLQSDSPCKG
- the LOC135300815 gene encoding NADH-cytochrome b5 reductase 3 isoform X7; amino-acid sequence: MGAQLSVLHQVVTYPIWLIYTTFMRLFRNPQPAITLKDPEVKYALRLIDKEEVSHDTRRFRFALPSMEHVLGLPLGQHIYLSARIDGALVVRPYTPVSSDDDKGFVDLVVKVYFRGVHPKFPDGGKMSQYLDSLKIGDTIDFRGPSGLLVYKGKGKFDIRPEKKAEPVTKTVKYVGMIAGGTGITPMLQIIRAIIKDKDDPTTCQLLFANQRVSWRSWKTLSLCWWNSWEMESSRSRKNRAGTRLQSALF
- the LOC135300815 gene encoding NADH-cytochrome b5 reductase 3 isoform X5 encodes the protein MGAQLSVLHQVVTYPIWLIYTTFMRLFRNPQPAITLKDPEVKYALRLIDKEEVSHDTRRFRFALPSMEHVLGLPLGQHIYLSARIDGALVVRPYTPVSSDDDKGFVDLVVKVYFRGVHPKFPDGGKMSQYLDSLKIGDTIDFRGPSGLLVYKGKGKFDIRPEKKAEPVTKTVKYVGMIAGGTGITPMLQIIRAIIKDKDDPTTCQLLFANQRVSWRSWKTLSLCWWNSWEMESSRSRKNRAGTRLQSERSLLS